In Gallus gallus isolate bGalGal1 chromosome Z, bGalGal1.mat.broiler.GRCg7b, whole genome shotgun sequence, one DNA window encodes the following:
- the LOC121108275 gene encoding uncharacterized protein LOC121108275 has product MDQVIKVLVQFCKDYFGKCAPSRKEIAAVLSLLNELGELDSPRYVLDSSRWDLLTSVLCQRAMASQKATELKTWGLILGALKAARVEGKVLVEARYLLGLSGGGETQDPVGSDGGSGAVSCRGREETEPPMTVGGMAPAEPTALSSKEDKQQESESSLSRPPPPYPNPSGGTLYPLSELRQCYLTQGGGGSCDLHGQDQLSAHMGRDQTEGPSNADRGHSLLSLVTPRGGSASDSVEEKEGTGFECRGRDQMTDWNGIRSEALGKGIVPEAFRVIVSDRGPEWVPPDPGGVTRLVEFMDKRGLKSPLTLNALQTLAALGPLFPRDITNLMRTVLRLVQYTLWETDWVAELGGRAGATGVGPHRSLHGTGIQRLSGKAVGVASPQGQLARLRPGELIAATDAVVEAFNKLVHKAEPPTPCTDITQGPNESFQSFTDRLLAAAEGSDLLVPAQGPVIIDCLQQKSHDNVKALLRAGRSTLNTSGEVIQYVLDKLKVAHLTNERLVTAIVVAVGLRQQRSLQQQGLCFRYGQYGHVRAQCPCGGGQSGPPDHRKGLLKGIRGRVCSS; this is encoded by the exons ATGGACCAAGTCATTAAGGTACTTGTGCAGTTTTGTAAGGACTACTTTGGAAAATGTGCTCCTTCCCGGAAGGAGATCGCGGCAGTTTTGTCGCTATTAAAtgagctgggggagctggaCTCTCCCCGCTACGTTTTGGATTCGAGTAGGTGGGACTTGCTCACCTCGGTGCTATGCCAGCGCGCCATGGCCAGTCAGAAGGCTACGGAACTTAAAACGTGGGGACTGATATTAGGAGCCCTTAAAGCGGCCAGAGttgagggaaaggtattggtGGAGGCTCGATACCTTTTGGGTCTCAGCGGAGGAGGTGAGACACAGGACCCGGTCGGGTCCGATGGGGGTTCgggagcagtttcttgcaggggccgAGAGGAGACGGAGCCGCCAATGACCGTTGGCGGGATGGCGCCGGCTGAGCCGACCgcgctcagttcaaaagaagacaaacaacaagagagtGAAAGTTCGTTGTCTCGTCCCCCTCCCCCGTATCCAAACCCCTCAGGTGGAACgttgtatcctttatcagaattacgtcagtgttacctgactcaagggggcggaggaagctgtgatctacaCGGGCAGGATCAACTTAGTGCCCACATGGGGAGGGACCAGACAGAAGGTCCGTCCAATGCGGACAGGGGGCATAGCCTACTGTCTCTGGTCACTCCCAGGGGCGGTAGTGCGAGTGATAgtgtagaagagaaagaagggactggctttgagtgcagggggagggaTCAAATGACGGACTGGAATGGGATTAGATCGGAGGCTTTGGGAaagggtatagttccagaggcattccgggtgattgtgagtgatcgtggtcccgaatgggtgccgcctgaccccgggggtgttacgcgcctggtggaatttatggataaaagaggcctgaaatcgcctctgacattaaatgcactacaaactttggctgcactggggcctctcTTCCCCCGTGACATCACAAACTTAATGCGTACGGTGCTCAGGCTGGTTCAATATACGTTATGGGAGACGGACTGGGTGGCCGAGTTGGGGGGCCGTGCCGGGGCGACAGGGGTCGGCCCGCACCGCTCCCTGCATGGGACCGGAATACAGCGGCTTTCAGGGAAGGCCGTGGGAGTGGCTTCGCCCCAGGGCCAGCTAGCGAGACTAAGGCCAGGGGagctaatagcagccacagatgcagtggtggaagcgtttaataaacttgtgcatAAGGCCGAACCACCTACTCcgtgcacagatattacccagggcccgaatgaatcctttcaaagctttacagacaggcttttagctgctgcagaggggtctgatctCCTGGTACCGGCCCAAGGGCCAGTGATCATTGACTGCTTGCAGCAGAAATCGCATGACAATGTTAAGGCATTGCTGCGAGCCGGCCGAAGTACGCTTAATACCTCG GGAGAagttattcagtatgtcttagataagctcaaggtggctcatttaactaatgaaaGGCTAGTCACAGCTATTGTCGTAGCTGTTGGCCTGCGACAGCAAagatcgctgcagcagcaagggctgtgtttccgatACGGCCAGTATGGCCATGTTAGAGCACAATGCCCCTGTGGGGGAGGCCAGTCAGGGCCTCCTGATCACAGGAAGGGCTTGCTAAAGGGTATCCGTGGTCGGGTATGCAGCAGTTAA